A single region of the Nicotiana sylvestris chromosome 6, ASM39365v2, whole genome shotgun sequence genome encodes:
- the LOC138871025 gene encoding uncharacterized protein, with product MNRFFVRAQDPQYYERLMLREGQKFSNIIKLGERIEEGIKNGMVTNLEALQATNKALQSGGSSKKKDVNSVMAAQRNSSPMKYQTYPSAPLTYQPTLNHQAPSPTYQIPSPAPPPTYEPASHRYSQPAPIYQAYNSQPSHYPSPPTRQNFPRPRPNFDHKPPRQYTAIAEPIDQLYQKLKAAGYVTPIPPVTLENPSQWINPNKTCAYHFGMKGHTINECRSLKDKIQNLIDNKIIIAKEPAPNVRNNPMPDHEGRGIHMIEIEDDWDPKGSIGLIAEGDEPKKPIVTLNPIVVQIQPSEGVVVNVSVPLEFEAPPSKAPKLIEVEFGVPRVPTPFEVTVLPPKAPIPVSMTDVTPFKTNVIPWNYTAEARRKGNTYTGEAIAAQGMTRTGRVYTPEQLAESSKQASGQAVETGPNDLWRKVQAKEYSVIEQLNKTPAQISILALLQSLETHKNALIKVLSEAYVPSNVTGGEIANMVGTLGKGSHEIKDGAISVKAFDGSQRSTIGEISLCLQMGPTWFDVEFQVIDVPASYNLLLGRPWIHAAGAVVSTLHQAVKFEWNHQEVIIHGDGSNPIYSRQAIPMIGGRRKIGGETYHHIERVNSIDKDKWWDNKIESILNWSGLEEDEAPTAIKNLFLEDDMDCCVIFEEEVEEGPSIQAMNQGEHLANCITITYLDDEPTTVTCNETVRQTDIDSEED from the exons atgaacaggttcttCGTCCGTGCTCAGGATCCGCAGTACTATGAGAGGCTGATGCTAAGAGAGGGCCAAAAGTTCTCCAacatcatcaagttgggagaaagaatcgaagaaggcatcaaaaatggtatggtcactaacctcgaggcattgcaagctaccaacaaggctttacagtctggtggctcaTCAAAGAAAAAGGATGTGAATTCTGTGATGGCTGCGCAAAGGAACAGCTCCCCTATGAAGTACCAAACCTATCCCTcagctccactcacatatcaacctaccctaaatcaccaagcaccatcacccacCTACCAAATTCCATCACCTGCTCCACCACCTACGTATGAACCCGCTTCacacagatattcccaacccgcacctaTATACCAAGCATATAACTCCCAACCTTCTCACTACCCATCACCTCCTACCCGTCAAAACTTCCCTCGACCTAGACCAAACTTCGACCAcaaacctcccagacaatataccgcCATAGCCGAGCCAATTGACCAATTATATCAAAAACTCAAGGCAGCTGGTTATGTTACCCCTATCCCACCCGTAACtctagaaaatccttcccagtggatcAACCCAAACAAGACTTGCGCATACCATTTCGGGATGAAGGGCCATACCATTAACGAGTGTCgctcgttgaaagacaagattcagaacctgattgacaacaagatcattatagcaaaggagcccgctcctaatgtccgcaacaaccctatgCCTGACCACGAGGGTAGAGGCatccacatgatcgagatcgaagatgattgggaccccaaggggtcaATCGGGTTAATAGCTGAAGGAGACGAACctaagaagccaatagttactctcaaTCCCATTGTTGTCCAGATTCAGCCCTCTGAGGGCGTTGTGGTAAATGTGTCCGTACCActcgagtttgaagcaccaccttCAAAGGCGCCAAAACTAATTGAGGTTGAGTTCGGAGTTCCAAGGGTGCCTACGCCATTTGAAGTTACTGTGTTACCTCCTAAGGCACCAATTCCAGTCTCCATGACAGACGTAACCCCGTTCAAGACAAATGTTATACCTTGGAATTACACCGCTGAGGCTAGAAGGAAGGGAAATACATATACTGGGGAAGCGATTGCCGCACAGGGCATGACCAGGACAGGCAGGGTATACACCCCGGAACAGTTGGCTGAGTCCAGCAAGCAGGCCTCCGGGCAGGCTGTTGAAACTGGACCcaatgacctttggaggaaggtACAGGCCAAAGAGTACTCGGTCATTGAGCAACTGAACAAAACGCCAGCACAGATTTCTATTCTGGCTCTTCTACAAAGCTTAGAGACACATAAAAATGCCTTAATAAAAGtactgagtgaagcttatgttcccAGCAACGTAACAGGAGGAGAAATAGCAAACATGGTGGG GACATTGGGTAAGGGATCGCATGAGATCAAAGACGGGGCTATCAGTGTCAAAGCTTTTGATggatctcagaggtccaccattggagaaattagcttatgcctgcagatgggacccACCTGGTTCGATGTCGAGTTCCAAGTCATTGACGTACCAGCGTCCTACAATTTGTtgctaggacgaccctggatccatgccgctggggctgtggtGTCAACTTTGCATCAGgctgtaaaatttgaatggaatcatcaggaagtaatcattcatggcgacggtagcaaccctatatatagtcgccaggCCATCCCGATGATCGGAGGTAGAAGGAAAATCGGTGGAGAAACATACcatcacatcgagcgagtcaactccatagacaaagacaagtggtgggataacaaaattgagagcATCCTGAATTGGAGCGG ATTAGAGGAAGACGAGGCACCAACAGCAATAAAGAACCTGTTTCTGGaagatgatatggattgttgtgttatcttcgaggaggaagtggaggaaggcccttccattcaAGCTATGAACCAAGGAGAGCACCTCGCCAATTG cattactattacatatcttgatgatgaaccaacgactgtgacttgcaacgagacagtGCGACAAACGGATATAGACTCAGAAGAGGATTAG